The Actinomycetota bacterium DNA segment CACGCCCGATCAGCAGCGCGATGCGGGCGTCGGTGCCCACCGACCCCACGCCAACCACCTTGCGCGCGGTATCTGCGAACTCGTAGCGGTCGAAGAGCCGCTTGCGGTCGTCCGACAGCGTGTCGCGGTAGCGGCCGCTGATGATCTTCACGGTCTCGTCCAGGGGCCGCTCCAGCGCCACGTGGCGCACCAGCGGCGGCTGGTCCTTGATGCGCACGTGCCCGCCCTTGGTCTCGGTGCCGAGCTTCATGAGGGCCTGCAGGTTGCCGCGCTTCTCGGTCTTGCTGACGCTCGCGCTGAAGGCCGTGCGACGCCTCGGATCACCGATGAGGGCCTCGATCCCCGCCATGTCCACCCGGGCGTACCAGATGTCGAGGTTGGTCATCGCCGACAGCGCGTCCATGCGGGTGCGGTAGGCGCTCATGGCCGCGCGCACGGCCACGCGGGCCTCCTTGGCCGAGAACCCGTTGTCGTGGGCGGCCACGTAGATGCTGGCGGCCAGGCGCTTGGTGTCCCATTCGAAGGGCGCCTCGAGGGTCTCGTCGAAGTCGTTGACGTCGAACACCAGGTTGCGCTCGGGCGTGCCGTAGACGCCGAAGTTGAGCAGGTGGCAGTCACCGCAGCACTGCACGCGGATGCCCGTGGTGGGCTGGCCGACGATGTCGCGGGCCATCACGGCGGCGGATCCCCTGAGGAAGGTGAGCGGCGACACCGACATGCGCCCGTACCGGATGGGCACGAGCTCGGCGATGCGCACCTTGTCCTGCGCGGCCAGCACCTTGAGCGGGTCGAACCGCCGTGCGGGCGGCGTGAACCCGGCGAGGGCCGACCGGGGGATGACCTTGCGCAGCGCGCGGCCTGCGGCGCGGCGCTCGGCGGGGGTGGGTGGCATGGGGATGCTCATGCCCGAAACGTAGCGGCCCCGCCCCGGATTGCCCGGAGCGGGGCTGCGGGACCTGCGAATGCCACCGGCGC contains these protein-coding regions:
- a CDS encoding DUF2252 domain-containing protein, translating into MSIPMPPTPAERRAAGRALRKVIPRSALAGFTPPARRFDPLKVLAAQDKVRIAELVPIRYGRMSVSPLTFLRGSAAVMARDIVGQPTTGIRVQCCGDCHLLNFGVYGTPERNLVFDVNDFDETLEAPFEWDTKRLAASIYVAAHDNGFSAKEARVAVRAAMSAYRTRMDALSAMTNLDIWYARVDMAGIEALIGDPRRRTAFSASVSKTEKRGNLQALMKLGTETKGGHVRIKDQPPLVRHVALERPLDETVKIISGRYRDTLSDDRKRLFDRYEFADTARKVVGVGSVGTDARIALLIGRDTGDPLFLQMKEARASVLAPHAGASPYPHQGQRVVEGQRLMQAASDIFLGWYTGINRKQFYVRQLRDMKGSADVAAMSAGILADYAGLCGGTLAQAHARSGDAGVIAGYLGTGTQFDDAMADFAQDYTT